The Polyodon spathula isolate WHYD16114869_AA chromosome 3, ASM1765450v1, whole genome shotgun sequence genome has a segment encoding these proteins:
- the LOC121309058 gene encoding uncharacterized protein LOC121309058: MKPEWLRFQAVSTDRRRLPAAPTSTTRGRLPAAPTSTTRGRLPAAPSTTARRLPAASASTTRERKGAPDAASQGSAPAVASQWSAVIAFGENTPALSCTAYGCQSCIAYGHKACTAWSCRACTACTSPLEDACTSPLEDACTSPLEDACTSPLEDPGDACMSPSGDACTTPLGELWCPPAAVLGAIGYREGEGQETTSTSSTSTASFALASGASLCIVSLATASVGMGEELPTMATS; the protein is encoded by the exons ATGAAGCCAGAGTGGCTGCGCTTCCAAG CCGTCTCCACAGACAGAAGGAGGCTACcagctgctcccacctccaccacaagagggaggctacctgctgctcccacctccaccacaagagggagactacctgctgctcccagcacCACAGCGAGAAGATTACCTGCTgcttccgcctccaccaccagagagaGAAAAGGAGCTCCTGATGCCGCCTCCCAAGGGTCTGCACCTGCCGTCGCCTCCCAATGGTCCGCTGTCATTGCCTTCGGAGAGAACACTCCTGCCCTTTCGTGCACCGCCTATGGCTGTCAATCTTGTATCGCCTACGGCCACAAAGCCTGCACCGCCTGGAGCTGCCGAGCCTGCACCGCCTGCACGTCACCGCTCGaggatgcctgcacgtcaccgctcgaggatgcctgcacgtcaccgctcgaggatgcctgcacgtcaccgctcgaggat cctggggatgcctgcatgTCACCgtccggggatgcctgcacgacacctCTCGGGGAGTTGTGGTGTCCACCAGCAGCAGTTTTGGGAGCAatcggctacagagaaggggaaggtcaggagaccacctcaaCCAGCAGCACTTCCACTGCCAGTTTTGCCTTGGCCAGTGGAGCTAGCCTGTGCATTGTCAGCCTGGCCACTGCTAGTGTTGGCATGGGAGAAGAACTTCCCACCATGGCCACCAGCTAA